The Moorena producens PAL-8-15-08-1 genomic interval ATAATCCCATTACGAGGGGACGCACAAGTCGAAAGCCCCGCGTTTTTAAACCGGGTTAGAATTTACCGCAAGAATAGTGGAGCCTTTATAGTCGGCAGGTTATGAGTAAAAGTTTGAAGGTTTTTGTAATAAGGCTCCACTATTAATCAGGTTTCGTCTCCGGGATGAAGACTAGCAGCGACTTGAGTCGCCGTGAAAAAAATCTTGACTAGTACTTGACGCTTTTATATAAAATTGCTAGAGTAAAGACATATCGTTCCCGTAGCGCGACCGTTCGCGTAGCGTGACCGTTGGTCAAGGTCGAGGAGGTCGAATTTCGTTCGCGTAGCGTGATCTAAGGTCAATGATCATTCTAGAGTTTAAAGCCAAGGGCAAAAAGTCTCAATATTCAGCTATAGACGAAGCTATCCGGACAGTTAAGTTTATCCGAAATAGTTGTATTCGCCTGTGGTTAGACAACAAAGGGACAGGAAAAAGTGACCTTAGCCGGTACTCTAAAATACTAGCTAAAGAGTTTCCCTTTGCTAATGAATTAAACTCTACCGCTCGTCAGGCTGCATCTGAGAGGGCATGGTCATCGATTGTTCGCTTCTACGATAACTGCAAGAAAAAAGTTCCAGGCAAAAAGGGTTTTCCTAGATTCCAAAAGCGTGCTCGCTCTGTCGAGTACAAGAAGTCAGGATGGAAGTTATCTCCTGATAAAAAGTCGATAACGTTCACAGACAAAAAAGGGATTGGAAAGCTTAAGCTAAAGGGGACTTGGGACTTATGGCGCTTCGACAAGAAGCAAATTAATCGGGTTCGGATAGTTAAACGAGCTGATGGGTACTATGTTCAATTTTGCGTTGCAGTTAACGTAAAAGAGGAAGTAGAGCACACAGGTGAAATGATTGGTCTGGATGTAGGACTCAAAGAGTTTTATACAGACTCCAATGGTCATTCTGAACCTAACCCCCAATTCTATAGAAAAGGGGAAAGACGTTTAAAATTTTATCAACGTCGGGTTT includes:
- a CDS encoding RNA-guided endonuclease InsQ/TnpB family protein: MIILEFKAKGKKSQYSAIDEAIRTVKFIRNSCIRLWLDNKGTGKSDLSRYSKILAKEFPFANELNSTARQAASERAWSSIVRFYDNCKKKVPGKKGFPRFQKRARSVEYKKSGWKLSPDKKSITFTDKKGIGKLKLKGTWDLWRFDKKQINRVRIVKRADGYYVQFCVAVNVKEEVEHTGEMIGLDVGLKEFYTDSNGHSEPNPQFYRKGERRLKFYQRRVSRKKKGSSNRRKAVNILGRQHLKISRQREEHAKRLARCVIRSNDLVAYVREACRRQDLRVKNLVKNHCLAKSINDAGWYQFRKWLEHFGIKFGRMTVAVNPAYTSQNCSECGETVKKSLSTRTHVCECGCELDRDHNAAINIRNRAISTTGHVGTWIINPNASGDLASTVLDSGQVQQAESLSEESPSRD